In uncultured Cohaesibacter sp., a genomic segment contains:
- the gcvH gene encoding glycine cleavage system protein GcvH yields MTTYYSEDHEWVEVNGKFATVGITDFAQKQLGDVVFVELPEVGRELEKGEEAAVVESVKAASEVYSPIDGEVTEVNATLEDEPALVNSDAESDAWFFKIKIADKSQLEDLMSEEDYKTFVAEQE; encoded by the coding sequence ATGACCACCTATTACAGCGAAGACCATGAATGGGTTGAAGTGAACGGCAAATTTGCCACCGTCGGCATCACCGACTTTGCTCAGAAGCAGCTCGGCGACGTCGTCTTCGTGGAACTGCCCGAAGTTGGCCGGGAACTGGAAAAAGGCGAAGAAGCCGCCGTTGTGGAAAGCGTCAAGGCCGCATCCGAAGTCTACTCGCCGATCGACGGTGAAGTGACCGAGGTCAACGCAACGCTGGAAGACGAGCCAGCATTGGTCAACAGCGACGCCGAGAGCGACGCATGGTTCTTCAAGATCAAGATTGCCGACAAGAGCCAGCTTGAGGATCTGATGAGCGAAGAAGACTACAAGACCTTCGTCGCCGAACAGGAATAG
- the thrC gene encoding threonine synthase — MKYVSTRGNAPELGFCDAILAGLASDGGLYVPKVWPVLTDEEIASLAGKSYADIAFAVMWPYVEGEIAEQTFRTMITEAYATFRHDAVAPLVQTGANEFVLELFHGPTLAFKDVAMQLLARLMDFVLAEKGARATIVGATSGDTGGAAIEAFRGRSNTDIFILFPNGKVSPVQQRQMTSVLDDNVHCIALNGNFDDCQGLLKDMFAHASFRDSIAMSGVNSINWGRIMAQIVYYFSAALSLGAPYRAVSFTVPTGNFGDIFAGFVAKQMGLPIDKLIIATNQNDILARTLESGRYEVKGVTPSVSPSMDIQVSSNFERLLFEVHERDSDAVNRMMASLKQSGSFSIDDQPLSQLRSGFAADRASEEDTAVTIQTVLADSGYLLDPHSAVGVHVARKFAAAASRAAEAGEGDETPMAPMIVLSTAHPAKFPAAVEAASGQYPALPVWLGDLMDREERLTVVDNQLEDVEAFILARSRAATDKDA, encoded by the coding sequence GTGAAATATGTAAGCACGCGGGGCAATGCGCCCGAACTGGGCTTTTGTGATGCCATCCTGGCAGGGCTTGCCAGCGATGGGGGCCTGTATGTGCCAAAGGTCTGGCCGGTGCTGACCGACGAAGAAATCGCTTCGCTCGCAGGCAAGAGCTATGCCGATATCGCCTTTGCGGTCATGTGGCCTTATGTCGAAGGCGAAATTGCCGAGCAGACTTTCCGCACCATGATAACCGAAGCTTATGCCACCTTCCGCCATGATGCGGTTGCTCCGCTGGTGCAGACCGGAGCCAACGAATTCGTGCTTGAGCTGTTCCACGGCCCGACGCTGGCCTTCAAGGATGTCGCCATGCAGCTTCTGGCGCGCCTGATGGATTTCGTGCTGGCCGAAAAGGGCGCCCGCGCCACCATCGTTGGCGCCACCTCCGGTGATACCGGTGGCGCCGCCATCGAGGCGTTCCGCGGCCGTTCCAACACCGATATCTTCATCCTGTTCCCGAACGGCAAGGTTTCGCCGGTGCAGCAGCGCCAGATGACCTCCGTGCTGGACGACAATGTCCATTGCATCGCGCTCAACGGCAATTTCGATGATTGTCAGGGGCTGCTCAAGGACATGTTCGCTCACGCGAGCTTCCGTGATTCCATTGCCATGTCCGGTGTCAACTCGATCAACTGGGGCCGCATCATGGCCCAGATCGTTTATTACTTCTCCGCAGCCCTGTCGCTGGGCGCGCCCTACCGGGCGGTGTCCTTCACCGTGCCGACGGGCAACTTCGGCGACATCTTTGCCGGTTTCGTTGCCAAGCAGATGGGCCTGCCAATCGACAAGCTGATTATCGCCACCAACCAGAATGACATTTTGGCCCGCACGCTGGAAAGCGGCCGCTACGAGGTCAAGGGTGTCACGCCATCAGTTTCGCCGAGCATGGACATTCAGGTGTCCTCCAACTTCGAGCGTCTGCTGTTCGAGGTGCATGAGCGGGACAGCGACGCGGTCAACCGCATGATGGCCAGTCTCAAGCAATCCGGCTCCTTCTCGATTGATGACCAGCCTCTGAGCCAGTTGCGCTCAGGCTTTGCTGCAGATCGGGCAAGCGAGGAAGACACTGCGGTGACCATCCAAACGGTGCTGGCCGACAGCGGCTATCTGCTCGATCCTCATTCGGCCGTCGGCGTTCATGTAGCGCGCAAGTTTGCAGCCGCTGCCAGCAGGGCCGCCGAGGCAGGTGAGGGTGATGAAACGCCCATGGCTCCGATGATCGTGCTGTCTACCGCCCATCCGGCCAAGTTCCCGGCAGCTGTCGAGGCCGCATCCGGCCAGTATCCGGCCCTGCCGGTCTGGCTTGGCGATCTGATGGATCGCGAAGAACGCCTGACGGTCGTAGACAACCAGCTTGAGGATGTCGAGGCTTTCATTCTCGCCCGTTCCCGTGCGGCCACTGACAAGGACGCCTGA
- the rnhA gene encoding ribonuclease HI — protein sequence MGKVTIYTDGACSGNPGPGGWGALLTMGEHEKELCGGEAETTNNRMELTAAIEALNALRRPCEVDLFTDSQYVKGGITGWIYGWKKNGWKTAAKKPVKNAELWQALDEALRRHKVDWHWVKGHAGHDGNERADELARRGMAPFKEKF from the coding sequence ATGGGCAAAGTGACAATCTATACTGACGGAGCCTGTTCCGGCAATCCCGGGCCAGGCGGCTGGGGGGCTCTGCTGACCATGGGGGAGCATGAGAAGGAGCTCTGCGGCGGCGAAGCGGAAACCACCAACAACCGCATGGAACTGACGGCTGCAATCGAGGCACTCAATGCGCTGCGGCGCCCTTGCGAAGTGGATCTCTTTACCGACAGTCAATATGTCAAGGGCGGGATCACCGGCTGGATCTATGGCTGGAAGAAGAACGGCTGGAAAACAGCGGCCAAGAAACCGGTAAAGAATGCCGAACTGTGGCAGGCGCTCGACGAGGCGCTGCGGCGCCACAAGGTCGACTGGCATTGGGTGAAGGGTCATGCAGGACACGATGGCAACGAGCGGGCGGACGAACTGGCCCGCCGTGGCATGGCACCCTTCAAGGAAAAATTCTGA
- a CDS encoding type II toxin-antitoxin system ParD family antitoxin yields the protein MKGEADVNMTDNAVEIGAYFEQFISRQVASGRFTSDMEVLQAGLRLLEEQELRFRLEKSKLAGSSMDESGMNESEKEASEVSRSVTEAMRALASVAGEPGHVLPAIPVTKGLLRSQIAAE from the coding sequence ATGAAAGGCGAAGCTGACGTGAATATGACAGACAATGCGGTAGAAATCGGTGCCTATTTTGAGCAGTTCATCTCTAGGCAGGTGGCAAGCGGGCGGTTTACCAGTGACATGGAAGTCCTGCAGGCCGGATTGCGCCTTCTTGAAGAGCAGGAACTGCGTTTTCGTCTGGAAAAGAGCAAGCTGGCAGGCAGCTCGATGGATGAAAGCGGGATGAATGAATCAGAAAAGGAAGCCAGTGAAGTCTCCCGGTCTGTGACCGAGGCCATGCGGGCGCTTGCATCTGTTGCTGGCGAACCCGGCCACGTCCTGCCTGCTATTCCCGTTACCAAAGGATTGCTGCGTTCGCAGATCGCTGCGGAGTAA
- a CDS encoding HAD-IA family hydrolase — MLVIFDCDGTLVDTEIIWAKASIEVFQEEDLDMDLGTYNSTYAGMTNAEIVQLIEEELERNLPFDILERIDDRAMQKIDTMKVIEGAHEMLDQLDYPRCVCSNTAMERLRSNMRRGDLWDRFRPYVYSAVEVGTKQPKPDPNVFLHAATVLETDPADCIVIEDSTHGVQAACQAGMRVIGFIGASHSYPGHGEHLMDAGAETVVRRLVDIPATIEALKNWHEK, encoded by the coding sequence ATGCTGGTGATTTTTGACTGCGATGGCACGCTGGTGGATACGGAAATCATTTGGGCCAAGGCATCCATCGAGGTGTTCCAGGAAGAAGATCTGGACATGGATCTGGGAACCTACAACAGCACTTACGCCGGCATGACCAATGCCGAGATTGTCCAGCTCATTGAAGAGGAACTCGAGCGTAACCTGCCGTTCGACATCTTGGAACGGATTGATGATCGCGCCATGCAGAAGATCGATACGATGAAGGTCATCGAGGGCGCCCACGAGATGCTCGATCAGCTCGACTACCCGCGTTGTGTCTGCTCTAACACGGCCATGGAACGACTACGGAGCAACATGCGCCGCGGCGACCTGTGGGATCGCTTTCGCCCCTATGTCTACTCAGCCGTAGAAGTGGGCACCAAACAGCCCAAGCCAGACCCGAACGTGTTCCTGCATGCGGCAACGGTGCTGGAAACAGACCCGGCCGATTGCATCGTGATTGAGGACAGCACCCACGGTGTTCAGGCTGCCTGTCAGGCCGGGATGCGGGTGATTGGCTTCATTGGCGCCAGCCACAGCTACCCCGGTCATGGGGAGCATCTGATGGATGCCGGTGCAGAAACCGTTGTACGTCGTCTCGTCGATATTCCGGCGACTATCGAAGCGCTGAAGAACTGGCACGAGAAATAA
- a CDS encoding methyltransferase produces the protein MSEIDLDALQEEYNTALELEKAGKFDEAAEHYRKALEIDPDDHAGASVRLASMQRGPSPEKAPVAYVATLFDQHAAAFEKILVDDLGYAVPMMVREMIVKYQPERRFARMLDLGCGTGLTGISMKDKVDNMIGVDISTGMLDEAYDKEVYDDLYAGDVVEFLSEIEDDGEGESGGWDLIVSTDVLPYLGELEEKFHHVARCLDEGGLFAFSSETLPDDAFDGAAYKVGPKQRFAHSERYIRQLLDANDMDVKHFELIVVRTDEGKPIYGHLVLAQKRA, from the coding sequence ATGTCCGAGATTGACCTAGACGCCTTGCAAGAGGAATACAACACAGCACTGGAGCTGGAGAAAGCCGGCAAATTCGACGAAGCTGCCGAGCATTATCGCAAGGCGCTGGAAATCGATCCCGATGACCATGCCGGCGCTTCCGTGCGGCTCGCCTCGATGCAGCGAGGCCCTTCGCCGGAAAAGGCGCCAGTTGCCTATGTCGCCACCCTGTTTGATCAGCATGCAGCCGCCTTCGAGAAGATTCTCGTGGATGACCTTGGCTATGCCGTCCCGATGATGGTGCGCGAGATGATCGTCAAGTATCAGCCGGAACGGCGCTTTGCCCGCATGCTGGATCTGGGCTGTGGCACCGGGCTGACCGGCATTTCCATGAAAGACAAGGTGGACAACATGATCGGTGTGGACATCTCCACCGGCATGCTGGACGAAGCTTATGACAAGGAGGTCTATGACGATCTCTATGCGGGTGATGTCGTCGAGTTCCTGAGCGAAATCGAGGATGATGGCGAAGGCGAATCCGGCGGCTGGGATCTCATCGTCTCCACCGACGTCTTGCCCTATCTGGGCGAGCTGGAAGAGAAGTTCCACCATGTGGCCCGCTGTCTGGACGAGGGCGGGCTGTTTGCCTTTTCCTCGGAAACCCTGCCGGACGACGCTTTTGACGGTGCAGCCTACAAGGTCGGCCCCAAGCAACGGTTTGCCCATTCCGAGCGCTATATCCGACAGTTGCTTGATGCCAATGACATGGATGTGAAACATTTCGAGCTGATCGTGGTGCGCACTGATGAGGGCAAGCCGATCTACGGTCATCTGGTGCTTGCACAGAAGCGCGCGTGA
- a CDS encoding DUF983 domain-containing protein gives MAESGGSIARTAFAGKCPRCGKGKLYRSFLKVADRCDVCGLDYGFIDSGDGPAVFVIMIVGFIATGGLLYTEFTYEPPAWLQVIIWAPVAILLCLAFLYWLKGALIAQQYRTKAEQGQRISDAGSD, from the coding sequence ATGGCGGAAAGTGGCGGCAGCATTGCCCGCACGGCCTTCGCTGGCAAATGCCCGCGCTGTGGCAAGGGCAAGCTATACAGGAGCTTTCTCAAGGTTGCCGACAGATGCGATGTCTGCGGCCTTGACTACGGGTTCATCGATAGCGGCGATGGACCGGCTGTCTTTGTCATCATGATCGTTGGCTTCATTGCCACCGGCGGACTGCTCTACACCGAGTTCACCTACGAGCCACCGGCCTGGCTGCAGGTGATCATCTGGGCTCCGGTCGCCATCCTGTTGTGTCTCGCCTTCCTCTATTGGCTTAAGGGCGCGCTCATTGCCCAGCAGTATCGCACCAAGGCCGAGCAGGGCCAACGGATCAGTGACGCAGGATCAGACTGA
- a CDS encoding PilZ domain-containing protein, with protein sequence MEEQQDRRQDQRHRVFKGGKLFFRGFMVSADCIIRNEAESGMQLEVDPATMLPPTLSLLDRKAGLLSKVRIVWRKGRRMGVATEGAPEDVRTTARADISNLMPLLRC encoded by the coding sequence ATGGAAGAGCAACAGGACCGCAGGCAAGACCAACGTCACCGTGTCTTCAAGGGCGGCAAGCTGTTCTTTCGCGGTTTCATGGTCAGTGCAGACTGCATCATTCGTAATGAGGCAGAAAGCGGCATGCAGCTGGAAGTCGACCCGGCAACGATGTTGCCGCCGACCCTGTCGCTTCTGGACCGCAAGGCTGGTCTCCTCAGCAAGGTCCGCATCGTCTGGCGGAAAGGGCGGCGCATGGGCGTCGCCACTGAAGGGGCGCCCGAAGATGTGCGCACGACCGCCCGGGCCGATATCAGCAATCTGATGCCGCTGTTGCGTTGTTGA
- a CDS encoding SURF1 family protein has protein sequence MSGAKFWLFSLSALAVFVLLVSLGNWQVRRLAWKEQLIADVNSRVAASPEAAPGPDLWADLQPDAAVYRPVRLVGHYDHSHEVHVWFALNEPLGGPLRGPGYLIMTPFITADGWQVIINRGFVPEALKEEKSRQETLITGDVALAGLMRFDEPKNWLSPKADRQKNVWIVRQVGEMAAYLGMDPATTAPYWVDLLKGQGVPSGPGGASLPQGGETRISFRNSHLQYALTWYGLAVVLVVIVLLFLRKSSRKSQKFASEHGDSGK, from the coding sequence ATGTCCGGAGCGAAATTCTGGCTGTTCAGCCTGAGTGCCCTTGCGGTTTTCGTCCTCCTCGTCTCGCTGGGCAACTGGCAAGTCCGGAGGCTGGCCTGGAAAGAGCAATTGATAGCGGATGTGAATAGCCGCGTCGCGGCATCCCCTGAGGCGGCACCAGGACCGGACCTGTGGGCTGATCTTCAACCCGATGCAGCGGTCTACCGGCCCGTGCGCCTTGTCGGTCACTATGACCACAGCCACGAGGTCCACGTCTGGTTTGCCCTCAACGAGCCTCTTGGTGGGCCGCTGAGAGGACCCGGCTACCTGATCATGACCCCCTTCATCACAGCCGATGGCTGGCAAGTGATCATCAATCGCGGTTTCGTGCCCGAAGCCCTGAAAGAGGAGAAAAGCCGGCAGGAAACCCTGATCACTGGCGACGTGGCGCTCGCTGGCCTCATGCGGTTTGACGAGCCGAAAAACTGGCTAAGCCCGAAAGCGGACAGGCAGAAGAATGTCTGGATCGTCCGGCAGGTCGGCGAAATGGCGGCCTATCTGGGCATGGATCCTGCTACCACGGCCCCCTACTGGGTGGATCTTCTCAAGGGGCAGGGGGTGCCATCCGGCCCCGGCGGGGCGAGCTTGCCGCAGGGGGGAGAAACGCGCATCAGCTTCCGCAACAGTCATTTGCAATATGCGCTCACCTGGTATGGGCTAGCGGTGGTGCTGGTCGTTATCGTCCTCCTTTTCCTGCGGAAAAGCAGCCGCAAAAGCCAGAAGTTTGCGTCGGAACATGGCGATAGCGGCAAATAA
- a CDS encoding cytochrome c oxidase subunit 3, translating to MAEAHGKNHDYHIIDPSPWPIIASLSAFAMAIGAVTLFHGGTSLILLAGLVGVLYTMLGWWRDVISEAHEGHHTPVVQLHLRYGMILFIASEVMFFVAWFWAFFDASLFADEAKQYLRTEFLGGVWPPKGLEVIDPWHLPLFNTLLLLASGTTVTWAHHALLENDRDGVKKGLALTILLGIVFSAVQVYEYVHAPFAFKESIYGATFFMATGFHGFHVFVGTIFLIVCLIRVYKGDFTPQQHFGFEAAAWYWHFVDVVWLFLFTAIYVWGNFGGTIGH from the coding sequence ATGGCTGAGGCTCATGGCAAGAACCACGACTATCACATCATCGACCCCAGCCCCTGGCCGATCATCGCCTCGCTATCTGCCTTTGCCATGGCAATCGGCGCGGTTACGCTGTTCCACGGCGGCACCAGCCTCATTCTGCTGGCGGGCCTTGTCGGTGTCCTCTATACCATGCTTGGCTGGTGGCGCGATGTCATCAGTGAAGCCCATGAAGGCCACCACACGCCGGTGGTCCAGCTGCATCTGCGCTATGGCATGATCCTGTTCATCGCCTCGGAAGTGATGTTCTTCGTGGCGTGGTTCTGGGCCTTCTTCGATGCCAGCCTGTTTGCCGATGAGGCCAAGCAATATCTGCGCACGGAATTTCTTGGCGGTGTCTGGCCCCCCAAGGGGCTGGAAGTCATCGATCCGTGGCACCTGCCGCTGTTCAACACGCTGCTGCTGCTGGCTTCCGGCACGACGGTGACATGGGCGCACCACGCGTTGCTGGAGAACGATCGGGACGGGGTCAAGAAAGGGCTGGCGCTGACCATTCTGCTCGGCATCGTCTTCTCGGCAGTACAGGTCTATGAATATGTCCACGCCCCGTTTGCCTTCAAGGAAAGCATCTATGGTGCCACCTTCTTCATGGCCACCGGCTTCCACGGCTTCCATGTGTTCGTCGGAACGATTTTCCTGATCGTCTGCCTCATCCGGGTCTACAAGGGCGATTTCACCCCTCAGCAGCATTTCGGCTTCGAAGCGGCCGCCTGGTATTGGCACTTTGTTGACGTGGTCTGGTTGTTCCTGTTCACGGCCATCTATGTCTGGGGCAATTTCGGCGGCACCATCGGCCATTAG
- a CDS encoding molybdopterin-dependent oxidoreductase — protein sequence MARRGNMGGALARLHLKLVCGIIFSTVTCLEAHSVFVYADELSWPQRDVILTITGKLDNHNANGAVLLDRPMIEKIGLRELHTRTIYSSTPHLWHGVLMRDLLDYVGSKGELVEFRALDGYSVTIPIKDFYDHDVLLALRQNGKDLSIRRRGPTRLIYPRDLDASLLDPKYAARSVWQIEKMIVK from the coding sequence ATGGCTCGACGGGGAAATATGGGGGGTGCACTCGCAAGACTGCACCTCAAACTGGTCTGCGGCATTATCTTCTCCACGGTCACATGCCTGGAGGCTCATTCGGTATTTGTTTATGCCGATGAGCTGAGCTGGCCGCAAAGGGACGTCATCCTGACAATAACGGGCAAGCTCGACAATCACAATGCCAACGGCGCAGTGCTTCTTGATCGCCCGATGATCGAGAAAATCGGCCTCAGAGAGCTTCACACCCGTACCATCTATTCCTCAACTCCCCATCTATGGCATGGCGTGCTGATGCGTGATCTTCTGGATTATGTCGGTTCAAAGGGAGAGCTGGTGGAGTTTCGCGCCCTTGATGGTTACAGCGTGACCATCCCCATCAAGGACTTCTATGACCATGATGTTCTGCTCGCCCTTCGTCAAAATGGCAAGGATCTGAGCATCCGCCGGCGCGGCCCGACACGGCTCATCTATCCTCGGGATTTGGATGCATCTCTTCTTGATCCGAAATACGCCGCCCGTTCCGTTTGGCAAATCGAGAAGATGATTGTGAAATGA
- the gcvT gene encoding glycine cleavage system aminomethyltransferase GcvT, translated as MADLSEARKTPLFALHEELGGSLVDFAGYALPVRYPAGIMAEHIHCRDSAALFDVSHMGQALLVGPDHVTTAKALEAITPSAFTKLAPGRMRYSVLLNEQGGIIDDFIVTRPEDPAFDGTLMLVVNGACKEKDYAFLSANLPEGITLKRLDDKALIALQGPKAVGALSRHAAKAAGLSFMSHTPDVINGVAVGISRCGYTGEDGFEISCNVDDAEALARLLLAEPEVEPAGLGARDSLRLESGLCLYGHDLDEDTDPAEANLGWAIQKSRREDGAFPGADRILTGLEEGPARIRVGIRLLGKAPAREGTEIQDQDGNVIGQVTSGGFAPTLQIPIAMGYVAPAFADIGTKVNLVVRKRALEAEIASMPFVPQRYVRKP; from the coding sequence ATGGCTGACCTAAGCGAAGCCAGGAAAACACCCCTGTTTGCCCTTCACGAAGAGCTGGGCGGAAGCCTTGTCGATTTTGCTGGCTATGCCCTGCCCGTGCGCTACCCAGCGGGCATCATGGCCGAGCACATCCATTGCCGCGACAGCGCTGCGCTGTTCGACGTCTCCCACATGGGGCAGGCGCTGCTGGTGGGACCCGATCATGTCACCACCGCCAAGGCGCTGGAAGCCATCACCCCGTCGGCCTTTACCAAGCTGGCACCGGGTCGGATGCGCTACAGCGTGCTGCTCAATGAGCAGGGCGGCATCATCGACGACTTCATCGTGACACGGCCGGAAGACCCGGCCTTTGATGGCACCCTGATGCTGGTCGTCAACGGCGCCTGCAAGGAAAAGGACTATGCGTTCCTCAGCGCCAACCTGCCCGAAGGCATCACCCTCAAGCGGCTTGACGACAAGGCGCTCATCGCCCTGCAAGGCCCCAAGGCTGTGGGCGCGCTCAGCCGTCACGCTGCAAAGGCCGCGGGTCTCTCCTTCATGAGCCACACCCCCGATGTGATCAACGGAGTGGCCGTCGGGATTTCCCGCTGCGGCTACACCGGCGAGGACGGATTCGAGATTTCCTGCAACGTGGACGATGCCGAAGCCTTGGCACGCCTGTTGCTGGCAGAACCGGAAGTGGAACCAGCCGGACTTGGTGCCCGCGACAGCCTGCGCCTTGAAAGCGGCCTCTGCCTCTATGGTCACGATCTGGACGAAGACACCGACCCGGCAGAAGCCAATCTTGGCTGGGCAATCCAGAAGAGCCGCAGAGAAGACGGCGCTTTTCCGGGCGCAGACCGCATCCTCACGGGTCTGGAAGAAGGTCCCGCACGGATTCGCGTCGGCATCCGCCTTCTGGGCAAGGCCCCGGCGCGTGAAGGCACCGAGATTCAGGATCAGGATGGCAATGTGATCGGACAGGTGACATCGGGCGGCTTCGCCCCCACCCTGCAGATCCCGATTGCCATGGGATATGTCGCACCAGCCTTCGCTGACATCGGCACCAAGGTCAATCTGGTGGTCCGCAAGCGCGCGCTCGAAGCAGAAATCGCCAGCATGCCGTTTGTTCCGCAACGGTATGTTCGCAAACCCTGA
- a CDS encoding bifunctional diguanylate cyclase/phosphodiesterase, whose protein sequence is MRLYSRALASAYLVSVVALLALEFSQFQKVDRLRGQIAQSYEMISGRDEGIRLELEYRRFRSIVAKYALGVGLDVSDIGPVEKLDGSRVDVQDVSHQMVHKWFDILWSRAFRINTVSVDIPSEQHEHFNQMMSRLRMSLRAIDPLVQSLEPGDFIKFQKIDRQLALFESEISSMAAVIAQTRLKRASLLQQRLDDALKSMDVMLLSSAVGVMLILTLFGSEAYRARKEETKIKGREARVRFLAEHDPLTGLGNRSFLNQKMNHFIRMAEETGKGFNLILFDLDKFKDVNDTFGHPMGDRLLKNAAARLTNIFSQENDIVVRLGGDEFAVLQCADFIETERSVVKAINALSSAFDLSGNDIRISSSAGISRYPDLSGSSDELLRDADLALYEAKSRGRQTYSLYEAGMSVAIQNRVRLEADLRHSLLHGGKGLEVYYQPQVTRNQETGICGITGVEALVRWFHPEQGQIPTMDFIAIAENSGLIGTLSDWIFREACSDLVSWHKAGHKLHLSINLSPHQLNNSTLDAELMELLDSTGFDPNYLTVEITESVDVQDTRKAASMLSRLSAKGISLAMDDFGTGYSNLGYLKSLPLDVLKIDRSFVQQIEDKEEDRKLVRGVINLARGMGLKVVAEGVETEKQMLFLQAQRCDIFQGYLFGKPMHKLAILAMLSGASQDSGDQAPQVSNETFVGPTRPELTLIKGRSR, encoded by the coding sequence ATGAGACTGTATTCCAGGGCTCTGGCCTCCGCTTACTTGGTTTCTGTCGTTGCACTGCTGGCGCTGGAGTTCTCCCAGTTCCAGAAGGTGGACCGGTTGCGCGGTCAGATTGCGCAGAGCTATGAGATGATTTCCGGCCGCGATGAAGGCATTCGCCTTGAGCTGGAGTATAGACGATTCAGGAGTATCGTTGCCAAATATGCGTTGGGCGTCGGTCTGGATGTGAGCGATATCGGGCCTGTCGAAAAACTGGATGGTAGCCGTGTCGATGTGCAGGATGTCTCCCACCAGATGGTCCACAAATGGTTCGACATCCTCTGGAGCCGCGCTTTCCGCATCAATACCGTCAGCGTTGACATTCCATCCGAACAGCATGAACACTTTAATCAGATGATGTCCCGTCTGCGGATGTCCTTGCGGGCAATCGACCCACTTGTCCAGTCTCTGGAGCCGGGGGACTTCATCAAATTTCAGAAAATCGACCGGCAACTGGCCCTTTTTGAGAGCGAAATTTCTTCTATGGCCGCCGTCATCGCCCAGACCCGACTGAAGCGGGCGTCGCTGCTGCAGCAGCGTCTTGACGATGCATTGAAGTCGATGGATGTGATGCTGCTTTCCTCGGCAGTAGGCGTCATGCTGATCCTCACTCTTTTCGGTTCAGAAGCCTATCGGGCGCGTAAGGAAGAAACGAAAATCAAGGGGCGGGAGGCCCGTGTCCGCTTTCTGGCCGAGCATGACCCCCTGACCGGTCTTGGCAACCGGTCCTTCCTTAATCAGAAAATGAATCATTTCATCAGGATGGCAGAGGAAACCGGCAAGGGCTTCAACCTGATCCTCTTCGATCTGGACAAGTTCAAGGATGTCAACGACACATTCGGTCACCCCATGGGAGACCGTCTGTTGAAGAATGCTGCGGCGCGTCTGACCAACATCTTCTCGCAGGAAAATGATATTGTCGTGCGTCTCGGGGGAGATGAGTTTGCCGTTCTCCAGTGTGCCGACTTCATCGAAACGGAACGGTCGGTGGTCAAGGCCATCAATGCCCTGAGCTCGGCATTCGATCTGTCGGGCAATGATATCCGGATCTCCTCGTCCGCAGGCATCTCGCGCTACCCGGACCTGTCCGGTTCATCCGATGAGCTGCTGCGTGATGCCGATCTGGCGTTGTATGAGGCCAAGAGCAGGGGGCGTCAGACCTATTCCCTCTATGAAGCGGGCATGAGTGTCGCCATTCAGAACCGAGTGCGCCTGGAAGCCGACCTCAGGCATTCGCTGCTGCATGGCGGCAAGGGGCTGGAGGTTTACTACCAGCCGCAGGTGACCCGAAATCAGGAAACCGGCATATGCGGCATCACCGGCGTGGAGGCTCTGGTGCGCTGGTTTCATCCAGAGCAGGGCCAGATTCCGACCATGGATTTTATCGCGATTGCTGAAAACTCCGGTCTGATTGGAACCCTGTCTGACTGGATCTTCCGCGAGGCCTGTTCCGATCTGGTAAGCTGGCACAAGGCGGGCCACAAACTGCATCTGTCCATCAATCTCAGTCCTCACCAGTTGAATAACTCCACTCTCGATGCTGAACTGATGGAACTGCTCGACAGCACAGGCTTCGATCCCAACTATCTCACGGTCGAAATCACCGAAAGCGTCGATGTGCAGGACACTCGTAAGGCGGCGAGCATGCTGTCGCGCCTGTCCGCCAAGGGGATTTCCCTGGCCATGGACGATTTCGGCACGGGGTACTCGAACCTTGGTTACCTCAAGAGCCTGCCGCTCGATGTTCTCAAGATCGACCGCTCCTTCGTGCAACAGATCGAAGACAAGGAAGAGGACCGCAAGCTGGTGCGCGGTGTCATCAATCTGGCACGCGGCATGGGGCTGAAAGTCGTGGCAGAAGGGGTCGAGACCGAGAAGCAGATGCTGTTCCTGCAGGCCCAGCGCTGTGATATTTTCCAAGGCTATCTGTTCGGAAAGCCCATGCACAAGCTGGCGATTCTGGCGATGCTGTCCGGTGCCAGCCAAGATAGTGGCGATCAGGCTCCGCAGGTCTCGAATGAGACCTTCGTGGGACCGACCCGCCCGGAACTGACGCTGATCAAGGGCAGATCGCGATAG